The genomic stretch TACTTAAAAGAATAGCTTGAAATTTATCAAATTCTTTGGTGCCAACATCCATTGTGTTTGTCAAAACTTGTGATTGATTTTCAATATTTTCTTGCTTCTTCATACGCTTCAATTTTAGTGTAAATATTTTTTTATCAAATTCAATCCTGTAGCATCATCAATATACATTCTTTGTCCTAAAGCCAGAGTTGCTCCGTATTTTTTCTCATACCATTCAATTAAGTTTGTTTTAGAAACAAATGTCAAAAAACCTTTGTAATTTCCTTTAATTTTGAAACTTTCTCTACACGCAAAAGCAATCAAACATCCAGCTACATGTTCAAATCTTTTTTGTGAAGATCCTAAATTATGAGGTGCAATTTCAATAACATCCATAATTAGCATATCGTTTTCGATTTTCAATTGTAAAATACCTTCAATACTTTGTGATTCATCTTTAGATTTCAAAATATATGTCTTCGTATTTTGAACTTTTAGTAACTTATTCCAATCAAATTTCCAACCATCTTTTTTAAATGGCATTTTTCCTGATGCAAGGATTATTTCTGCTTCAATCAACTTTTTATTTCCTAAATCATAGATATAAGCCATATATTCAAGTGATAAATAAATATACTAAAAATTGTCAATTTTGTATAATAAATATTAATAAAATTATCTTAAAAGTAAATTACTATATAATATTTAAAAATAAAAAAACGCCATCCAAGTATGGATAGCGTTTTCAAAGGGATTGTACTAATAGTATGAAAACAATTTCTAGTTATAAATTGCTTCTTTTCCAAAATGAACTGTTAGTAAATAATATACAACAGCTCTGTATTTGTTTCTGTTTGAACGCCCGTACTTTTCCATAACTGCGTCAATTGCTTTATCTAAATCAGCGTTATCTGCCAATCCTAATTTCTTTATTAAGAAATTATTTTTTACAGTTGCCAATTCTTTTTCATCCGATCCTGAAACGGTAGCTGCATCTTTATTATAAATTGCAGGTCCGCAACCAACGGTTACTTTTGTTAATAAATCCATGTTTGGAGTTACGCTACATTTGTCTTTTAAATCTGCTGCGTACTTTGTAATTAGCTCGTCTCTCTTGCTCATAATTTTTGAAAATTTAATTATAGAATGATTAATAATATGTTACCAAATTTAGTTTTAGTAGAAATATTCCTCGTTTTTTTGGTGCGAAAATTATTAATCTTCGTTGAAAAACTTAAAATAATCGATCAATACACTATCATTCTCAATTCTTGGTGTAAAAATTTCTAATATTTTTGGTTGTTCGCTTTCATCATAAAACGTTTTCAATGCTTTTTGAAGCGACATTTCATCAGTTGCCGTTTTATATTCAAAATGATACATTTCCGCTAATTGCTTTGCTGTATGCGAATGAATAGTTTCAAAATACGTAGTAAAATTTTCCGTATTTTTATTTCCTGGCAAAATTCTGAAAATTCCTCCGCCATTATTATTGACTAAGATAATACGAAAATTCTTAGGAATATAATTATTCCACAACGCATTACTATCGTACAAGAAACTTAAATCGCCTGTAATGAGCATAGTTTGTTTTTCGGCTCCGACCGAATTTCCAATAGCAGTTGACGTACAACCGTCAATACCACTGGTTCCTCTATTACAAAATAATTCAATGTTTGCGTCAATTTCAAACAATTGCGCATACCGAACTGTAGAACTGTTTCCTAAATGTAAAATCAAAGCACTTGGCAACGAAGCAAAAATTGTTTCGAAAGCTTTCAAGTCTGAAAAATCAATTTGCTTCAAATATTGGTCATGCTTTTGTTGTCGATCTTCCTTAATCATATTCCAAAATGACTTGTAAGAACTTTCAATCGATTTGGTTTGCCCAAAAAACGATTCAAAGAAATGATTCGGATTCATCTTAAAAAAATGTTCCAAACAGAAAAATGTATCAAACACGCTATTTTCATGAACGTGCCAATGATGTTTTGGTTGGCGCTTCCGCAGAATTGCCTTGACTTTCTTTGAAACTATCATTCCACCAAGCGTTAACAAAATTTCTGGCTGAAACTCATCTAACAATGCTTCATTTTTCTCAATTGGCAAAATCATCTGATCAATTGCGTTGAAAAAAGCATCATCTCGTAAATTAGAAGTCGTTTCCGTAAATACTAAAACTGACGGATCTTTTGCTAAAACTTCTAAATACTTTCGTGAAATTGTATGTGGCGGCAATGTTCCTACCAATACCATTTTTCGAGTAGAACTGCTCCAAATTGTTGCAGCTTTTGCAATCTTTTCAGCGTCAATTTCTTCTTCCAAAACCAACGGTTGCACTTTTGGCGAAACAGTTGGTGCTGCTATCATGTCATACAAAGGTTCATCAAAAGGCGCATTGATATGTACAGGTCCATTTTTTTCAACAGCAGCATTTAAAGCTAGATTAATTTCCTGTTCATTATATGCTTGAATTCCTTGCTGAATCTCGCGTTCCATGTCTGGCGACAGTTGATGCGTTTCACTCAGAATAGTACTCTTATGTGTAATATCTTGTTTTAAATTTGCCTCGTAATTGATGTGATTTTTGAAGATGTGTTTCTGGCGAATCGTTTGTCCGTCACCAACATCAATCAAATATTCTGGTCGGTCTGCCGAAATTACCACCACAGGAACATTGCTATAATATGCTTCTGCAATTGCGGGATAATAATTCAAAACTGCCGAACCTGAAGTACAAATAACTGCTACAGGTTTGCACAATTGCTGCGCCATTCCTAACGCAAAAAAAGCCGCACAACGCTCGTCAACAATACTATATGCATGAATTTTTGGATGTTGCGAAAAACTTAACGTTAATGGCGCATTTCGCGATCCTGGAGAGATCACAACATGATTGATACCTTTGGCAATACAAAGCGAAACCAACGTTTGAGCTAGTGGAATTTTTGAGTATATCATTCGTTCTGTAAAAGTACATTTTTCACATCACTTTTTATAATACTCGCTTCATTATTTGCGATTTTGCAACCGTTTCTTGCCATTCCGATTCCGGATTTGAATCTTTTGTAATTCCGCCGCCAATATAAAGTATTCTTTTGTCGTCAGTTAACTCCATACAACGCAGATTTACGTATAATTCTGAGTTGCTTCTCACAGTTCTGTACGCACTATTTTCCTGATTTTTTCGATTGCGATTTCGAGTCGTTTCTTCACGTTTATTTAATTCTCCTAAATAACCAGCATAGAATTTACGATCATACTTTTCTTCTGCAAGAATAAACGTTTTTGCAGCTTCTGTTGGAAAACCACAAATAGCTGGTGTTGGATGCAAATTTGTAATAATATCGCCAATATTTACAGTCGTAGTCATTCTTCCAGAAATCATCGAACATAAGTGTAACAAACTTCCTGCTTGGTGCGTTTCTGCTTCACTTACCACTAAATTTGTCGTTAAATCTAGTAAACTATTTTTTATATAATCCGTTACAATTTGCTGTTCTTCGAGTTCTTTTTGATTCCAAGAAACAGCAACATTTTCTTGAAACTTTCGCGTTCCTGCCAAAGACATGGTTGTAATTGTATTTCCTTTTGCACTTACCAACGTTTCCGGTGTTGCGCCTGCCCAAAACCCAACTTTCGGATGAAACCAAATGTATACAAACGCCGTTGGATAGTTGATTAATAATTGTTGAAATAATAGAAAAGAATCTTTTTTTGAATCGATTTCTTCTTTTCGTGATACTACAATTTTTTCTATTTCAGAATCTTGAATGGTTTCAATTGCTTTTTGGACTAATTGCTCGTATTTTTTTTTCGCTTCCGCAGAAGGATCATAGATTTCGTTGATGATATTGGCTGATTCAAAATTGGTAATTTCACCTTCAAAAGTTTCATCAAACGGAAGTAAAATAGCTTTCTGAGTCGCATCAAAAGGCGCAAATATAAAACCACTTTCTGTAAAATCTGAAACAGTATGCAACCTATCATCATTCTGAAAAATAACGTTTACAGAAATTGCATTTGATTTGCGATATGCAACAAAAGGAAGTTTTTTATCTAGGTGTTCTTTTAACTTTTTTAGTATCAAATCGAAAGAAAATTATTTTTTTAAAACAATCGTTGTCAATTTACAGAGCGAAATCAAAGCGCCTTCTTCATCTACTACTCTAATTTCCCAAAGATGTGTGGTTCTTCCTTTGTGAATTGGTCGTGCTGTAGCAAAAACTTCGCCCGAAACTTTGCTTTTCAAATGATTTGCCGAAATTTCTAAGCCTTTTACTTTGTATTTTGCCGTATCTATGAATAAATGTGAAGCCGTACTTCCCACAGTTTCTGCCAATGCAACTGTTGCGCCACCGTGTAAAATTCCTTGTGGCTGATGCACGCGAACGTTTACAGGCATTTTTGCGGTTAGGTAATCTTCGCCAACATCTGTATACGAAATTTGCAATGTTTGCAAAAGTGTATTTGGTACAATTGCGTTGAGTTGTTGTAGAATTTCCTGTTTATTCAAATCCATTTAATATATTTATAAACTATTATTGATTACTTTTTTTTTAGAAAGTATAAAAATACAAAACCCAAGCGCAATTATAAAGATGAAAGAAAAAGAAATCTCATACCAAATTACAAATACCTATTCTACGATGAATGAACTGACCGACAAAACAAAAAATGTTTGGTTTGTATGTCACGGAATTGGCTATTTGAGTCGTTATTTTATTACCTATTTTGGTCAGCTAAATGCGGAAGATAATTACATTATTGCGCCACAAGCTTCTTCTAAATATTATTTGAAAAACGAATACAAACACGTTGGCGCAAGTTGGTTGACAAAAGAAAATACTAAGGCAGAAATTGAAAACGTACACGCAAACTTGAATGCTATTTACAATGCTGAACAAATTCCAGAAAATGTGAATTTCTATGTTTTAGGCTTCTCACAAGGTGTTTCTGTTGCAATGCGATGGATTTCACGCTATAAAATTCTTTGTGACAAAATAATTATCTATGCAGGAAGTATTCCATCAGAATTAACAGTAAAAGATTTTGAATTTATCGATCATGAAAAAACAAAAGTGATAAATATTGTGGGAACGCAAGATGAATATTTAACCGAACAACGCATGCAACAAGAACATGAAAAAATGGAGTTACTATTCGGTAAACACTACATTTTCAACACATTTGAAGGCAGACACGAAATGTCCATGAAAGTACTGTTGGAATTAGAAAAAAAATAAAACCTAGTAAACTTACGTACCAATAGTAAGGCGATCACGTAATGGGCTTTCTTTTTTTATCTGTATGTTTGTATCAACGAAAATATAACTGAGCAAAATTTTATTTCCTAAAAAACCTAAATTAACTCAGTCACAAATCAAATAACCAATCAACCAACCAAAAAAGCACAATTTTAAACAAGTTGTGCTTTTTTATTTATCTAATTTTCAAATGATTACAGCGTATTTCCCATTAAATAAATAAAGTATTCATTATTGTTAGTACTATAAATAGTTGTTTTTACAATTTTAAATATAAGTTTCACACTACAAAATCATACATTTCTCGCTATTTTTTTACTTTCTTTGTAAAATATGATAGCCCCGACAAAAATTAAAAGTACCCTAAAAGAGTATTTCGGATATGATGCATTCCGACCACTTCAAGAAACTATAATCAATTCTATTTTTGATGGAAAGGATAACTTGGTGATTATGCCTACTGGTGGCGGAAAATCAATTTGCTTCCAATTACCTGCAATTTTATTGGACGGAATTACGATTGTAATTTCTCCGTTAATTGCATTAATGAAAGATCAGGTTGATGGATTAACGACCAACGGAATTTCGGCAGCATACATTAACAGTAGTCAAAGTGAACCTGAACAACAAGAAATTTATGCTAAGATTGCTGCTGGTGAGATTAAATTATTATACACTGCGCCAGAAAGTTTATCGTATTTAGAGCATGTTTTTAATAGTCAAACTATAAGCTTAATAGCTATTGATGAAGCGCATTGTATTTCTTCTTGGGGACACGATTTTCGTCCTGCGTATACAAATCTTGGTTATTTAAAAAATCGTTTTCCGAATATTCCTATAATTGCCTTGACAGCAACTGCCGATAAAGCTACGCGTGAAGATATTGCCAATCAGTTGAATATTCCGAATGCAACACAACATATTGCTTCTTTTGATCGGAAAAATTTAGAGTTGGAAGTTAGACCTGCAAATGATCGTGTAAAACAAATTATAAGTTTTATAGACGAGCAACCAAACGAAAGTGGTATTATTTATTGCTTAAGCAGAAAAGCCACAGAAGCCGTTGCGGATAAATTAAAAGCCGCTAGTATCAACGCGAAAGCGTATCATGCGGGAATTTCACATGATAAACGTTCACAAATTCAAGAAGATTTTATCAATGATAAATGTCAAGTTATTTGTGCAACAATTGCTTTTGGTATGGGAATCGACAAATCGAATGTACGTTGGGTTATTCATTATAATTTGCCTAAAAACATTGAAGGTTATTACCAAGAAATTGGTCGTGCAGGTCGCGATGGTTTGCCTTCCAATACGATCCTTTTTCACAGTTATAGCGATGTAATTCAGTTACAGAAGTTTGCACAGAATTCTGGAAATGTAGAAGTGCAACTCGCCAAGTTGGACCGAATGAAAGAATACGCAGATGCATTGAGTTGTCGTAGAAAGATTTTGTTGAGCTATTTTGGCGAATTGATTAGTGAAGATTGTGGAAATTGCGATGTTTGTAAAAATCCACCA from Kordia antarctica encodes the following:
- a CDS encoding DUF2853 family protein; the protein is MSKRDELITKYAADLKDKCSVTPNMDLLTKVTVGCGPAIYNKDAATVSGSDEKELATVKNNFLIKKLGLADNADLDKAIDAVMEKYGRSNRNKYRAVVYYLLTVHFGKEAIYN
- the menD gene encoding 2-succinyl-5-enolpyruvyl-6-hydroxy-3-cyclohexene-1-carboxylic-acid synthase, encoding MIYSKIPLAQTLVSLCIAKGINHVVISPGSRNAPLTLSFSQHPKIHAYSIVDERCAAFFALGMAQQLCKPVAVICTSGSAVLNYYPAIAEAYYSNVPVVVISADRPEYLIDVGDGQTIRQKHIFKNHINYEANLKQDITHKSTILSETHQLSPDMEREIQQGIQAYNEQEINLALNAAVEKNGPVHINAPFDEPLYDMIAAPTVSPKVQPLVLEEEIDAEKIAKAATIWSSSTRKMVLVGTLPPHTISRKYLEVLAKDPSVLVFTETTSNLRDDAFFNAIDQMILPIEKNEALLDEFQPEILLTLGGMIVSKKVKAILRKRQPKHHWHVHENSVFDTFFCLEHFFKMNPNHFFESFFGQTKSIESSYKSFWNMIKEDRQQKHDQYLKQIDFSDLKAFETIFASLPSALILHLGNSSTVRYAQLFEIDANIELFCNRGTSGIDGCTSTAIGNSVGAEKQTMLITGDLSFLYDSNALWNNYIPKNFRIILVNNNGGGIFRILPGNKNTENFTTYFETIHSHTAKQLAEMYHFEYKTATDEMSLQKALKTFYDESEQPKILEIFTPRIENDSVLIDYFKFFNED
- a CDS encoding chorismate-binding protein; this translates as MILKKLKEHLDKKLPFVAYRKSNAISVNVIFQNDDRLHTVSDFTESGFIFAPFDATQKAILLPFDETFEGEITNFESANIINEIYDPSAEAKKKYEQLVQKAIETIQDSEIEKIVVSRKEEIDSKKDSFLLFQQLLINYPTAFVYIWFHPKVGFWAGATPETLVSAKGNTITTMSLAGTRKFQENVAVSWNQKELEEQQIVTDYIKNSLLDLTTNLVVSEAETHQAGSLLHLCSMISGRMTTTVNIGDIITNLHPTPAICGFPTEAAKTFILAEEKYDRKFYAGYLGELNKREETTRNRNRKNQENSAYRTVRSNSELYVNLRCMELTDDKRILYIGGGITKDSNPESEWQETVAKSQIMKRVL
- a CDS encoding hotdog fold thioesterase, whose translation is MDLNKQEILQQLNAIVPNTLLQTLQISYTDVGEDYLTAKMPVNVRVHQPQGILHGGATVALAETVGSTASHLFIDTAKYKVKGLEISANHLKSKVSGEVFATARPIHKGRTTHLWEIRVVDEEGALISLCKLTTIVLKK
- a CDS encoding alpha/beta hydrolase, giving the protein MKEKEISYQITNTYSTMNELTDKTKNVWFVCHGIGYLSRYFITYFGQLNAEDNYIIAPQASSKYYLKNEYKHVGASWLTKENTKAEIENVHANLNAIYNAEQIPENVNFYVLGFSQGVSVAMRWISRYKILCDKIIIYAGSIPSELTVKDFEFIDHEKTKVINIVGTQDEYLTEQRMQQEHEKMELLFGKHYIFNTFEGRHEMSMKVLLELEKK
- the recQ gene encoding DNA helicase RecQ: MIAPTKIKSTLKEYFGYDAFRPLQETIINSIFDGKDNLVIMPTGGGKSICFQLPAILLDGITIVISPLIALMKDQVDGLTTNGISAAYINSSQSEPEQQEIYAKIAAGEIKLLYTAPESLSYLEHVFNSQTISLIAIDEAHCISSWGHDFRPAYTNLGYLKNRFPNIPIIALTATADKATREDIANQLNIPNATQHIASFDRKNLELEVRPANDRVKQIISFIDEQPNESGIIYCLSRKATEAVADKLKAASINAKAYHAGISHDKRSQIQEDFINDKCQVICATIAFGMGIDKSNVRWVIHYNLPKNIEGYYQEIGRAGRDGLPSNTILFHSYSDVIQLQKFAQNSGNVEVQLAKLDRMKEYADALSCRRKILLSYFGELISEDCGNCDVCKNPPQFFDGTIIAQKALSTVARLDGQEPIGVVIDVLRGAQNSAILEKGYENVKTFGIANDISWLDWKQYVTQLVNLGYVEIAFHQNNKLKLTEFAKDVLFNGKKVALANLVEAAATIEEEKAKTTKVKKNSLFERLRQLRLDIAREENVPAYQIFNDATLKEMEIKRPITDEEFMEINGVGRRKMENYGYQFIKEIIKFAEEKKQKRKVDTTKKTYELYQQGLSIAEIAKERKLAETTIFSHISKLYGDGKDIDMLQFIDKHDLENIRKAKVELEDPDTLKAYFQHFEEAVPYATIRVGLSILNREDA